In Opitutaceae bacterium TAV5, one genomic interval encodes:
- a CDS encoding ribosomal protein L11 methyltransferase: MSALYEIKTAIRPEAADAVDDILLELGVEGWSLLQDVIVNRAWIVGIFLSDSEAEARARWQELAPLVRDIAAPEEPAIRALADQDWRDSYKAHFHPWQFGRLHWVPVWERDRYTLPAGDGAIWLDPGLAFGTGNHETTRLCVERLVRQAEAYAAAAADGSGLDGRRVIDAGCGSGILALSAARLGFREVDAFDNDPEAIRVSRENAALNELAGAVRFYEGDLVSGLAGRTADIVLANIQADVLMRFVKPLVGAVAPGGLLVLSGILAHENEQVRAAFAPATGGWRTEHRVMGEWSDVALTRPAQKA, translated from the coding sequence CCGCAATTCGCCCCGAAGCCGCCGATGCCGTCGACGACATCCTGCTCGAACTGGGCGTCGAAGGCTGGAGCCTGTTGCAGGACGTGATCGTCAACCGGGCGTGGATCGTCGGCATTTTTCTGTCGGACTCCGAAGCCGAGGCCCGCGCGCGCTGGCAGGAGCTTGCGCCGCTGGTCCGCGATATCGCCGCGCCGGAGGAACCGGCGATCCGTGCGCTGGCCGACCAGGACTGGCGCGACAGCTACAAGGCGCATTTCCACCCGTGGCAATTCGGCCGGCTGCACTGGGTGCCGGTCTGGGAACGCGACCGGTACACGCTGCCGGCCGGCGACGGCGCGATCTGGCTCGATCCGGGGCTGGCCTTCGGCACGGGCAACCACGAGACCACACGCCTCTGCGTGGAGCGGCTGGTGCGCCAGGCCGAGGCATACGCCGCTGCCGCGGCCGACGGCAGCGGCCTGGACGGCAGGCGCGTGATCGACGCCGGCTGCGGGTCGGGCATCCTCGCGCTGTCGGCGGCGCGGCTGGGATTTCGCGAGGTGGACGCGTTCGACAACGACCCCGAAGCGATCCGCGTGAGCCGGGAAAACGCCGCGCTCAACGAACTCGCCGGAGCCGTGCGGTTTTACGAGGGCGACCTCGTCAGCGGGCTCGCCGGCCGGACGGCCGACATCGTGCTCGCCAACATCCAGGCCGACGTGCTCATGCGTTTCGTCAAACCGCTCGTCGGGGCGGTCGCGCCCGGCGGCTTGCTCGTGCTCAGCGGCATCCTCGCGCACGAGAACGAGCAGGTGCGCGCGGCCTTCGCCCCCGCAACGGGCGGCTGGCGGACGGAGCACCGCGTGATGGGCGAGTGGAGCGATGTGGCGTTGACGCGGCCGGCGCAGAAAGCGTAG
- a CDS encoding membrane protein: MNTLKTTTGRLRIAGWLEGISFLLLLGVAMPLKYLAGQPQAVRVVGMAHGILFLLYVWLAIQAALELKWTWKRTAVVLVASLLPAGPFVVDARILRDEERAEAARAVS, translated from the coding sequence ATGAACACACTCAAGACTACCACCGGCCGGCTGCGGATTGCCGGCTGGCTCGAAGGCATCTCGTTTCTCCTGCTGCTCGGCGTGGCCATGCCGCTCAAGTACCTCGCCGGCCAGCCGCAGGCGGTGCGCGTCGTCGGCATGGCGCACGGCATCCTGTTCCTGCTCTACGTGTGGCTGGCGATCCAGGCCGCGCTGGAGCTCAAGTGGACGTGGAAACGCACGGCGGTCGTCCTCGTCGCCAGCCTGCTCCCTGCCGGCCCGTTTGTCGTGGATGCGCGGATACTGCGTGACGAGGAAAGGGCGGAAGCGGCGAGGGCGGTTTCGTAG
- a CDS encoding copper transporter: MRYDVVIAGGGFAGAYCAKTLGKALGAEGVKRVALIAERNVLVFQPMLAEVAGSSLMPADVVQPLRQMCRHVDVLQGAINHIDWPTRTLTLDGGRFTRNHQVSFDHLVLTLGSVTDLSRVPGMAEHGWPMKSVADALRLRAALINRLEEANLVADDTIRQRLLTFVVVGGGYTGVETAGQLFDFIHESLRFYANLRASRVRVLLVHSHDSLLAEIGPKLGAHAERVLRRRGIEVLLSTRVAAVTASKVMFENGDEIEAHTVVSTIGNATHPVVSDLCRQIGLPLERGRVPAEPTLRVRGQAHLWTAGDCASVLWDDRGEQKIAPPTAQLALRQGRQLALNLVRVLRAPSGTEPALRPFTYRYLGQMATIGEREAVAEVFGFHFSGFIAWWMWRSVYLAKLPGLLRKLRVMVDWTFELVFPRDLSLLLPPPEDILRSIHLEPGELLFKRGDRCRAFFYVTEGELELVPAEGPSAARVLPAGSIIDQDELDADGCWRAQGQARTRADVVVFRGKALDLLRSGLRLERRG, translated from the coding sequence ATGCGTTACGATGTCGTGATTGCCGGCGGCGGATTCGCCGGCGCCTACTGTGCAAAAACCCTCGGCAAGGCTCTCGGCGCCGAAGGGGTGAAACGGGTGGCCCTGATCGCCGAGCGCAACGTCCTCGTTTTCCAGCCGATGCTGGCCGAGGTCGCCGGCTCGTCGCTCATGCCGGCGGACGTCGTGCAGCCGCTCCGCCAGATGTGCCGCCACGTGGACGTGCTGCAAGGCGCGATCAACCACATCGACTGGCCGACGCGCACGCTCACGCTCGACGGCGGCCGTTTCACGCGCAACCACCAGGTGAGTTTCGACCACCTCGTGCTCACCCTCGGCAGCGTCACCGACCTGAGCCGCGTGCCCGGCATGGCGGAGCACGGCTGGCCGATGAAATCCGTGGCCGACGCCCTGCGCCTGCGCGCCGCCCTCATCAACCGCCTGGAGGAGGCCAACCTCGTGGCCGACGACACCATCCGGCAGCGGCTGCTGACCTTCGTCGTCGTGGGCGGCGGTTACACCGGTGTGGAAACCGCCGGCCAGCTCTTCGATTTTATCCACGAGTCGCTCCGCTTCTACGCCAACCTGCGCGCCTCGCGCGTGCGCGTGCTGCTCGTTCACAGTCACGATTCCCTGCTCGCGGAGATCGGGCCCAAGCTCGGCGCCCATGCCGAACGCGTGCTGCGGCGGCGCGGCATCGAGGTGCTGCTCTCGACGCGGGTGGCGGCGGTGACGGCCTCGAAAGTGATGTTCGAAAACGGCGACGAGATCGAGGCGCACACCGTCGTCTCCACCATCGGCAACGCGACGCACCCGGTGGTCAGCGACCTCTGCCGGCAGATCGGCCTGCCCCTGGAGCGCGGCCGTGTGCCTGCCGAGCCGACGCTCCGCGTGCGCGGGCAGGCGCACCTGTGGACGGCCGGCGACTGCGCCTCGGTGCTCTGGGACGACCGCGGCGAACAGAAAATCGCCCCGCCCACCGCACAACTCGCCCTGCGCCAGGGCCGGCAACTCGCGCTCAACCTCGTCCGCGTGCTCCGCGCGCCCTCCGGCACGGAGCCGGCGCTGCGTCCGTTCACCTACCGCTACCTCGGGCAGATGGCGACGATCGGCGAACGCGAGGCCGTGGCGGAGGTATTCGGGTTTCATTTCAGCGGATTCATCGCCTGGTGGATGTGGCGTTCGGTTTACCTCGCCAAGCTCCCCGGCCTGCTGCGCAAGCTGCGCGTGATGGTGGACTGGACGTTCGAGCTCGTTTTCCCGCGCGACCTGAGCCTGCTGCTGCCGCCGCCCGAGGACATCCTGCGCTCGATCCACCTCGAACCGGGCGAACTGCTCTTCAAGCGCGGCGACCGGTGCCGGGCGTTTTTTTATGTGACGGAAGGCGAACTGGAACTCGTGCCGGCGGAGGGCCCGTCCGCCGCGCGGGTGCTCCCGGCCGGCTCCATCATCGACCAGGACGAACTCGACGCCGACGGCTGCTGGCGCGCACAGGGCCAGGCGCGCACGCGGGCCGACGTCGTGGTGTTTCGCGGCAAGGCCCTCGACCTGCTCCGCAGCGGCCTGCGACTGGAGCGGCGCGGGTAA
- a CDS encoding 50S rRNA methyltransferase, protein MTATTEPTNLYDLTRPELRARVESWGISPVHAARLWSYLYLEGADHLAAMPELPDRLRARLEAETAFGRLAVARETHSSDGFTRKYLLALRDGREIETVLMRYTGRVTACVSSQVGCAMGCVFCATGQMGYTRHLTAGEIVAQVMHVDRVLRETAAAALSGRDEAPALAEPDNASPHHRHERLRNIVLMGMGEPLHNYDAVMRALDILRDGNGLALGARKITLSTVGVVPGIVRLADEERPVHLAVSLHGATQEERAALVPAARAWPLDALMEACRYYVEKQQRRIFFEWTLIEGKNDGPDQAHAVGRLLRGLQAQVNLIPLNPTSGYAGGPTRVEAAKRFQSVLADYGLPSTVRQRRGIDIGAGCGQLATQR, encoded by the coding sequence ATGACCGCCACCACCGAACCGACCAACCTCTACGATCTCACCCGCCCGGAACTCCGGGCGCGGGTGGAGTCGTGGGGCATCAGCCCGGTGCATGCCGCGCGGCTCTGGTCGTACCTCTACCTCGAAGGCGCGGACCACCTCGCCGCCATGCCCGAGTTGCCGGATCGGCTGCGCGCCCGTCTGGAAGCGGAAACCGCCTTCGGCCGTCTCGCCGTCGCCCGCGAAACGCATTCCTCCGACGGGTTTACCCGAAAATACCTGCTCGCCCTGCGCGACGGCCGCGAGATCGAGACCGTGCTCATGCGCTACACCGGCCGCGTGACGGCATGCGTGAGTTCGCAGGTCGGCTGCGCGATGGGTTGCGTCTTCTGCGCCACCGGCCAGATGGGCTACACGCGCCACCTCACCGCCGGCGAGATCGTCGCGCAGGTGATGCACGTGGACCGCGTGCTCCGCGAAACGGCCGCCGCCGCGCTTTCCGGCCGCGATGAAGCCCCCGCGCTCGCCGAGCCGGACAACGCCTCCCCGCACCACCGCCACGAACGCCTCCGCAACATCGTGCTCATGGGCATGGGCGAACCGCTGCACAATTACGACGCCGTCATGCGCGCCCTCGACATCCTGCGCGACGGCAACGGCCTCGCCCTCGGCGCGCGCAAGATCACCCTGTCCACGGTCGGCGTGGTGCCCGGCATCGTCCGCCTCGCCGACGAAGAGCGCCCCGTCCACCTCGCCGTGTCGCTGCACGGCGCGACGCAGGAGGAACGGGCCGCGCTCGTCCCCGCCGCCCGCGCCTGGCCGCTCGACGCGCTGATGGAGGCGTGCCGCTACTACGTCGAAAAACAGCAGCGCCGCATCTTTTTCGAATGGACGCTGATCGAGGGCAAAAACGACGGCCCCGACCAGGCGCACGCCGTAGGCCGGCTGTTGCGCGGGTTGCAGGCGCAGGTGAACCTCATCCCGCTGAATCCGACTTCCGGATACGCCGGCGGACCGACGCGCGTCGAGGCGGCGAAGCGTTTCCAGTCCGTGCTTGCGGACTACGGCCTGCCCAGCACCGTCCGCCAGCGCCGCGGCATCGACATCGGCGCCGGCTGCGGCCAACTGGCGACGCAGCGCTGA
- a CDS encoding excinuclease ABC subunit C, whose translation MPEAEPVNLKEKVRHLPDKPGVYLMRDRLGRIIYVGKAKSLKKRVSSYFMPSRAARELHPKIRTLISLIANFDTIEVKSEPEALLLEGRLIKEWRPKYNTDFTDDKRFLLVRVDPAEPLPRFRLTRLRKDTRSRHFGPFAHSGLLRKTLAQMRRQFGILLGDATPRLLPDGRWQLYDDVRQELYGWPNEVTEADYRARVEEACAFLDGKSREWLAQLREEMAAAAGKHEFEKAAELRDIVFALEGTLQKTRKFERNHPVVATDTDAMRALGEALGLPAPPRTLECFDISHISGTFVVASMVHFADGRPDKNNYRRFQIKSFIGNDDFRAMEEVVGRRYRRLREEGKPFPDLVVIDGGRGQIGAALKAFALIEAEPPALIGLAKKHETIIFPDERPPLNLPLAHPALGLLQRLRDEAHRFANTYNADLRSKKIRESVLDDFEGLGDVRRAALLAHFGDIDRLRAATEEQIREVPGFGPKLAAELHAWLHS comes from the coding sequence ATGCCCGAAGCCGAGCCCGTCAACCTCAAGGAAAAGGTCCGCCACCTGCCCGACAAGCCGGGAGTCTACCTCATGCGCGACCGCCTCGGCCGCATCATCTACGTCGGCAAGGCCAAGAGCCTCAAGAAGCGCGTGTCGTCGTACTTCATGCCCTCGCGCGCCGCCCGCGAGCTGCATCCGAAAATCCGCACCCTCATCAGCCTCATCGCCAATTTCGACACCATCGAGGTGAAGTCCGAGCCCGAGGCGCTGTTGCTCGAAGGCCGGCTCATCAAGGAGTGGCGGCCCAAATACAACACCGACTTTACCGACGACAAACGCTTCCTCCTCGTCCGCGTCGATCCCGCCGAGCCGCTCCCGCGCTTCCGCCTCACGCGCCTGCGCAAGGACACCCGCTCCCGCCACTTCGGCCCCTTCGCCCACAGCGGCCTGTTGCGGAAAACGCTCGCGCAGATGCGCCGCCAGTTCGGCATCCTGCTCGGCGACGCCACCCCGCGCCTCCTGCCCGACGGACGCTGGCAACTCTACGACGACGTGCGCCAGGAACTCTACGGCTGGCCCAACGAAGTCACCGAGGCCGACTACCGCGCGCGCGTCGAGGAAGCCTGCGCGTTTCTCGACGGCAAATCCCGCGAATGGCTCGCGCAGCTCCGCGAGGAGATGGCCGCCGCCGCCGGGAAGCACGAATTCGAAAAAGCCGCCGAGCTGCGCGACATCGTTTTCGCGCTCGAAGGCACGTTGCAGAAAACGCGCAAGTTCGAGCGCAACCACCCCGTGGTCGCCACCGACACCGACGCCATGCGCGCGCTCGGCGAGGCGCTCGGCCTGCCCGCCCCGCCGCGCACGCTGGAGTGCTTCGACATCTCGCACATCAGCGGCACGTTTGTCGTGGCCTCGATGGTGCACTTCGCCGACGGCCGGCCCGACAAGAACAACTACCGGCGTTTCCAGATAAAAAGTTTCATCGGCAACGACGATTTCCGGGCGATGGAGGAAGTCGTCGGCCGCCGTTACCGCCGCCTGCGCGAGGAAGGAAAACCGTTTCCCGATCTCGTGGTGATCGACGGCGGACGCGGCCAGATCGGCGCCGCGCTCAAGGCCTTTGCGCTCATCGAGGCCGAGCCGCCCGCGCTCATCGGCCTGGCGAAGAAACACGAGACGATCATCTTCCCCGACGAGCGCCCCCCGCTCAACCTCCCGCTCGCGCACCCCGCGCTCGGCCTCCTGCAGCGCCTGCGCGACGAGGCGCACCGTTTCGCCAACACGTATAACGCCGACCTGCGTTCGAAAAAAATCCGCGAGAGCGTGCTCGACGATTTCGAGGGACTCGGCGACGTGCGCCGCGCCGCGTTGCTCGCGCATTTTGGCGACATCGACCGCCTGCGCGCCGCCACCGAGGAACAGATCCGCGAGGTCCCCGGCTTCGGCCCGAAGCTGGCGGCGGAGCTGCATGCGTGGCTGCATTCGTAG
- a CDS encoding thiol:disulfide interchange protein DsbD, with the protein MLSRPSCLPYPFRLRRPFSGFAIAFAVVIALGAALPAARAQVKASLVAADASIRPGEPFTVALRLEHEEHWHTYWINPGTGYPTSLEWQLPAGWKAGDIRWPTPQLTRTTAGDITGNGYEGVAYLPVTLTPPADLKPGETVTLRVKAGWLMCADVCKPGEATLELARPVRAEPPAPDPEYGEAVTAAVADLPRALPEGWSVAAVRAGNTVGLRLSATADAARPWPSSDGLWFFSDDGFIAYEEPQPATSGAAAADSGKAGGKREWTLALKVSPAAEPGTGERLKGVLRTTGADGAVAGFLVDVPIETSPAGVVGTGGLEIVGSGGVTTTAVPTFGAQLALGFLGGLILNLMPCVFPVLGIKILGFVNQAGSDRRKVVVHGLTFTAGVLVSFWALAAVLAVLRSGGQQLGWGFQLQSPVFIFVMAVVLLVFALSLSGVFEFGLSATGVGARLQSKGGSAGSFFTGLLATVVATPCAAPFLAPALGAALALPTGPSFLLFTAIALGLSAPYLLLSAFPEAIKLLPRPGAWMETFKQVMAFPLYATVGGLVWVLAGQVEEQALLMTIFGLTTVALAVWFYGRYAAPGAPSRRVRIGIAGGVLLLAAGTALGWPRPAAPTDIVWEEWSPERVAELQKEGRPIYVDFTARWCFTCQTNKKLVFGSGEVLRVFRDKNIATLRADWTNQDQRITEELARWNRATVPFNLVYLPGHDAPQPLPELLTPDIVLKAVGAKQES; encoded by the coding sequence ATGTTGTCTCGTCCGTCTTGCCTGCCGTACCCGTTCCGCCTGCGCCGTCCGTTTTCCGGTTTTGCCATCGCGTTTGCCGTCGTCATCGCCCTGGGCGCCGCACTTCCGGCGGCCCGTGCCCAGGTCAAGGCCAGCCTCGTGGCCGCCGATGCCTCGATCCGGCCGGGCGAGCCGTTCACGGTCGCGCTCCGGCTCGAACACGAGGAGCACTGGCACACCTACTGGATCAACCCCGGCACCGGCTACCCGACCTCCCTCGAATGGCAACTGCCCGCGGGCTGGAAAGCCGGCGACATCCGCTGGCCCACGCCGCAACTCACCCGCACCACCGCCGGTGACATCACGGGCAACGGCTACGAGGGAGTCGCGTACCTGCCGGTCACGCTCACCCCGCCCGCAGACCTGAAGCCGGGAGAAACCGTCACGCTTCGCGTCAAGGCCGGCTGGCTGATGTGCGCCGACGTCTGCAAACCCGGCGAGGCCACGCTCGAACTTGCCCGCCCCGTCCGCGCCGAACCGCCCGCGCCCGATCCGGAATACGGTGAAGCGGTCACGGCCGCCGTCGCCGACCTGCCGCGCGCGTTGCCCGAAGGCTGGAGCGTGGCGGCCGTGCGCGCCGGCAACACCGTGGGCCTGCGCCTCTCCGCCACCGCCGACGCCGCCCGCCCGTGGCCGTCATCCGACGGGCTCTGGTTTTTCTCGGACGACGGTTTTATCGCTTACGAGGAGCCGCAGCCTGCCACCTCCGGTGCTGCTGCCGCCGATTCCGGCAAGGCCGGCGGCAAACGCGAATGGACGCTCGCTCTCAAGGTCTCCCCCGCCGCCGAACCCGGCACCGGCGAGCGGCTCAAGGGCGTGCTCCGCACCACCGGGGCGGACGGAGCCGTCGCGGGTTTCCTTGTCGATGTGCCGATTGAAACCTCCCCGGCGGGTGTCGTCGGTACCGGCGGTCTGGAAATCGTCGGCAGCGGCGGCGTCACCACGACCGCGGTGCCGACCTTCGGCGCGCAGCTCGCGCTCGGGTTTCTCGGCGGACTCATCCTCAACCTCATGCCGTGCGTGTTTCCCGTGCTCGGCATCAAAATCCTCGGTTTCGTCAACCAGGCCGGCTCCGACCGTCGCAAGGTTGTGGTGCATGGGCTGACTTTCACGGCGGGGGTACTCGTTTCGTTCTGGGCGCTGGCCGCGGTGCTGGCGGTGCTGCGTTCGGGCGGACAACAGCTCGGCTGGGGCTTCCAGCTGCAATCGCCGGTGTTCATTTTCGTGATGGCGGTGGTGCTGCTCGTTTTCGCGCTCAGCCTGAGCGGCGTGTTCGAGTTCGGGCTTTCGGCGACGGGCGTGGGCGCGCGCCTGCAATCGAAGGGCGGCAGTGCCGGGTCGTTCTTCACCGGGCTGCTCGCCACGGTCGTGGCCACGCCGTGCGCCGCGCCGTTTCTCGCGCCCGCGCTCGGGGCGGCGCTGGCCTTGCCGACGGGGCCGTCGTTTCTGTTGTTCACCGCCATCGCGCTCGGGTTGTCCGCTCCCTACCTGCTGCTTTCGGCGTTTCCCGAGGCGATAAAACTCCTGCCGCGGCCGGGCGCGTGGATGGAGACGTTCAAGCAGGTGATGGCGTTCCCGCTCTACGCGACGGTCGGCGGCCTCGTCTGGGTGCTGGCCGGGCAGGTGGAGGAACAGGCGCTGCTGATGACGATTTTCGGGCTCACCACGGTGGCGCTGGCGGTGTGGTTTTACGGACGCTACGCGGCGCCCGGCGCACCCTCCCGGCGCGTGCGGATCGGCATCGCCGGCGGCGTGCTCCTGCTCGCGGCCGGCACCGCGCTGGGCTGGCCGCGCCCTGCCGCGCCGACCGATATCGTCTGGGAAGAATGGAGCCCGGAACGCGTGGCCGAGTTGCAAAAGGAAGGCCGCCCGATCTACGTGGATTTCACCGCGCGCTGGTGTTTCACCTGCCAGACCAACAAAAAACTCGTTTTTGGCTCCGGCGAGGTGCTGCGTGTTTTCCGCGACAAAAACATCGCCACGCTGCGCGCCGACTGGACGAACCAGGACCAGCGCATCACCGAAGAACTCGCGCGCTGGAACCGCGCCACGGTGCCGTTCAACCTCGTGTATCTGCCCGGCCATGACGCGCCGCAGCCGCTGCCCGAGCTGCTCACGCCCGACATCGTGCTGAAGGCGGTCGGGGCGAAGCAGGAGTCGTAG
- a CDS encoding alpha/beta hydrolase: MPPLPMSRVFALTLLLMSTLAATASSVPADTVIVLHGLARHPPSMARIAGSLRAEGYTVRNPGYPSRGATVEELAEQVFGPVFAESAAGGVDPAQDAASGGRIHVVAHSLGCILLRQYIAVHGVPARLGRVVMLAPPNTGSEIVDRLGDWRLFQWINGPAGGQLGTAATGEASIVTRLGPAPAGVEIGVIAGSFSWNPLYSSLIPGDDDGKVAVARTHLDGEAAHLVLPYSHTWLMWRKRTLAAVNAFLRTGRF; the protein is encoded by the coding sequence ATGCCGCCGCTCCCGATGTCACGTGTTTTCGCCCTCACTCTCCTCCTTATGAGTACCCTCGCCGCGACCGCCTCTTCTGTTCCTGCCGATACCGTGATCGTGCTGCACGGGCTGGCGCGGCATCCGCCGTCGATGGCGAGGATTGCGGGATCGCTACGGGCCGAGGGTTACACGGTGCGCAATCCCGGTTATCCCTCGCGAGGGGCGACCGTCGAGGAACTGGCGGAGCAGGTGTTCGGCCCCGTGTTTGCCGAAAGCGCGGCGGGCGGTGTGGACCCGGCGCAAGACGCGGCCAGCGGCGGGCGCATCCATGTGGTGGCGCATTCGCTGGGGTGCATCCTTTTGCGGCAGTACATCGCCGTCCACGGCGTGCCGGCGCGGCTCGGACGCGTGGTCATGCTGGCTCCACCCAACACCGGCAGCGAAATCGTGGACCGGCTCGGCGACTGGCGGCTTTTTCAATGGATCAACGGCCCGGCCGGCGGCCAGCTCGGCACCGCGGCGACGGGCGAGGCGAGCATCGTCACCCGGCTTGGACCCGCGCCGGCCGGCGTGGAGATCGGCGTGATTGCCGGGAGCTTTTCGTGGAACCCGCTTTATTCGTCGCTGATTCCGGGCGACGACGACGGCAAGGTGGCCGTGGCGCGCACGCACCTCGACGGCGAGGCGGCGCACCTCGTGCTGCCGTACTCGCACACCTGGCTGATGTGGCGAAAACGCACGCTGGCCGCGGTGAACGCGTTTTTGCGGACGGGACGGTTTTAG